The sequence below is a genomic window from Terriglobales bacterium.
GCCTTCCCCGTCCTGAACATGCTCTCGTTCTGGACGACCTTTGTTTCGTTCGTGGTGATGCTGGCGGCGTTCTTCGTGCAGGGCGGCGCGCCGCTTTCCGGCTGGACGTTCTATCCGCCGCTCAGCGCCATCCCGCAGGCCGGCCCCGGGCAGGGACTCGGTGCGGACCTGTGGATCGCCAGCATCGCCATCTTCTGCGTTGCGTCGCTGATGGGCGCGCTCAACTTCATCACCACCACGCTCGATCTGCGGGCCCGCGGCATGAGCATGTGGCGGCTGCCGCTCACCTGCTGGACCTGGTTCGTCACCGCCATCCTCGGCCTGCTCGCCTTCGGCGTCCTCCTGGCCGGCGGCATCCTGCTGCTCATGGACCGCAACCTCGGCACCAGCTTCTTCGTGCCCGGCGGCCTCGTCGTCAGCGGCGTGCAGATCAAACACCAGGGCGGCTCGCCTCTGCTGTGGCAGCACCTGTTCTGGTTCTTCGGACACCCCGAGGTCTACATCGCCATCCTGCCCGGCATGGGCGTGGCCTCGCAGCTGCTCTCCACCTTCGCGCGCAAACCGATCTTCGGATACCGCGCCATGGTGTACGCCATCATCGGCATTGGCCTGCTGGGCTTCATGGTGTGGGGCCACCACATGTTCATGAGCGGCATGAGCCCGTACTCGGCGTTCACGTTCAGCCTCATGACCATGGCGATCGGCGTTCCCTCCGCCATCAAGACGTTCAACTGGCTTGGCACGCTCTACCGCAGCCGCATCCGCTTCGCCGTCCCCATGCTGTTCGCGCTCGGCTTCGTTTCGCTGTTCGTGACCGGTGGACTCAGCGGCCCGTTCCTGGCGCAGCCCTCGATCGACAACTACCTGCACGATACCTACTTCGTTGTTGCGCACTTCCACCTGATCATGGGCGTGGCCGCCATCTTCGGCATCTTCGCCGGAACGTATTACTGGTTCCCCAAAATGTTCGGCCGCATGATGAACGACACGCTGGGCAAGGTCCACTTCTGGATATCGTTCATCGGCACCTACGCCATCTTCATGCCGATGCATTACCTCGGCATGGCGGGACATCCGCGGCGCTACTCACAACTCATCTTTGATTATTTGCAGCCGCTCAAACCGGTGCAGGGATTCATCACGATCGCGGCCATCATCACCATTGCCGGCCAGTTCGTGTTCCTCATCAACCTGTTCTGGAGCATGTTCAAGGGCGCGAAGGCGAGCGAGAACCCCTGGGAGGCGACGACGCTGGAGTGGACCGTTCCGTCGCCGCCGCCCTTCGACAACTTTGCCGGCAAGGCCCCGGTCGTGCACCACGGCCCGTACGAATACAGCGTGCCCGGCGCGACGAAAGACTTCATCATGCAGACCGACCCGGCCACGGTGCACGCGGCAGGCGATTGAGGTTTTGCAGAGACGTAGCTTGCTGCGTCTCGCTGTGACGACCGCATCCAACGTTATGGCGACCATGAACCCGACACTCACGCTCGACAAGCGGCACGGAGGGCGTCCGCCCGATCTGCCGCCGCACGGCGGTGGCGACGATGGAAACGACGCCGCCGGCGACGCGCCCGGCTATTACGAGCGCCTGCGCCGCTATCGGCTGGGTGTCGCCATCGGGCTCGCCTCGGTTGTCATGCTCTTCGTGGCGCTTACCAGCGCCTACATCGTGCGCCAGGGCCTCAGCTCATGGGACGACCACGCCGGCCAATACGTTGTTGACTGGCGCCCAATCCCGCTGCCCACCGCGTTGCTGGCAATCAACACGCTGGTGCTCCTGGCCTCCAGCTTCACGCTGGAGAAGTCGCGGCGCAGCCTGAACCGCTACGCCGCCACCGTGGGACTGCACGTCCCCGGCGTCGCCGAGGAGCCGGAACGTTCGTTTCCGTGGATGGGGATCACGCTCGTGCTCGGCTTCGCCTTCCTTGCCGGACAGGTCACGGCGTGGCACGAACTGCGTCGCGCCGGCGTGTTCCTGGCCACCAACCCCAGCGGCTCGTTCTTTTATGTGCTGACCGGCGCCCACGCGGCGCACCTTATGGGAGGCCTGCTGGCGCTGCTCT
It includes:
- a CDS encoding cbb3-type cytochrome c oxidase subunit I — translated: MTETHAAHHPPQGFVRKYIFSLDHKVIGIQYYFLALVAVFTGMFLSLLMRIHLVWPDVNLPIFGHIMPETYLTLLTMHGTIMVFFVLTTAPQSGFGNYFLPIQIGAEDMAFPVLNMLSFWTTFVSFVVMLAAFFVQGGAPLSGWTFYPPLSAIPQAGPGQGLGADLWIASIAIFCVASLMGALNFITTTLDLRARGMSMWRLPLTCWTWFVTAILGLLAFGVLLAGGILLLMDRNLGTSFFVPGGLVVSGVQIKHQGGSPLLWQHLFWFFGHPEVYIAILPGMGVASQLLSTFARKPIFGYRAMVYAIIGIGLLGFMVWGHHMFMSGMSPYSAFTFSLMTMAIGVPSAIKTFNWLGTLYRSRIRFAVPMLFALGFVSLFVTGGLSGPFLAQPSIDNYLHDTYFVVAHFHLIMGVAAIFGIFAGTYYWFPKMFGRMMNDTLGKVHFWISFIGTYAIFMPMHYLGMAGHPRRYSQLIFDYLQPLKPVQGFITIAAIITIAGQFVFLINLFWSMFKGAKASENPWEATTLEWTVPSPPPFDNFAGKAPVVHHGPYEYSVPGATKDFIMQTDPATVHAAGD
- a CDS encoding cytochrome c oxidase subunit 3 — its product is MATMNPTLTLDKRHGGRPPDLPPHGGGDDGNDAAGDAPGYYERLRRYRLGVAIGLASVVMLFVALTSAYIVRQGLSSWDDHAGQYVVDWRPIPLPTALLAINTLVLLASSFTLEKSRRSLNRYAATVGLHVPGVAEEPERSFPWMGITLVLGFAFLAGQVTAWHELRRAGVFLATNPSGSFFYVLTGAHAAHLMGGLLALLYAACMPLLHKPLDSRRLAVDATGWYWHFMGLLWIYIFALLHFSR